A single Sutterella megalosphaeroides DNA region contains:
- a CDS encoding thiol:disulfide interchange protein DsbA/DsbL: MIQRRDLLIAAALAPVAGHSFAAPSYTAGKEYLVVNPPAPSSRDTIEVIEFFAYTCPHCLKFEPTINAWKKNLPADVTFRVCPVAWQPKFLPFTQTYYALEALGLLDKLHTKFFESVIYQERTYNFENPAADIAEFMADNGVDAKKWEQTMRSFGVQNKARIATQTWQTYQIDSTPMVGVAGLYTTGAHLVGTREQTPAAIDFLIEEVRRQRRG; this comes from the coding sequence ATGATCCAACGTCGTGATCTGCTCATTGCCGCCGCGCTCGCTCCCGTTGCGGGCCACTCGTTCGCCGCTCCCAGCTACACGGCCGGCAAAGAATACCTCGTCGTCAATCCGCCCGCGCCTTCGAGTCGCGACACGATCGAAGTGATCGAGTTCTTCGCGTACACCTGCCCGCACTGCCTCAAATTCGAACCCACGATCAACGCCTGGAAGAAGAACCTTCCGGCCGACGTGACGTTCCGCGTGTGCCCGGTCGCCTGGCAGCCGAAGTTCCTGCCCTTCACCCAGACCTACTACGCGCTTGAAGCGCTTGGTCTGCTCGACAAGCTCCACACGAAGTTCTTCGAGAGCGTGATCTATCAGGAACGCACCTACAACTTCGAAAACCCCGCCGCCGACATCGCCGAATTCATGGCCGACAACGGCGTCGACGCCAAGAAGTGGGAGCAGACGATGCGCTCCTTCGGCGTGCAGAACAAGGCCCGCATCGCGACCCAGACCTGGCAGACCTACCAGATCGACAGCACGCCGATGGTCGGCGTCGCGGGTCTCTACACGACCGGCGCCCACCTCGTCGGCACCCGCGAGCAGACGCCCGCCGCGATCGACTTCCTCATCGAAGAAGTTCGTCGTCAGCGCCGCGGCTGA
- the sstT gene encoding serine/threonine transporter SstT, translating into MNRVFKFAMPFLQASLVKQILVGLVLGIALGMAAPSVAVSMGFLGTIFVTALKGVAPILVFVLVMSSIANQRIGDGDLHIKPILVLYMVGTFGAAVIAVIASFLWPTEITLVAPPESASAPAGIFEVFENLILNVVDNPVHAISSGNYIGILAWSIAMGIVLRHGTPATREVLSDAAKGVEFIVRLVIRFAPIGIFGLVSSTLATTGLEAMAGYVKLLAVLLGTMAVVAFVVNPFLVWLMIRRNPYPYTLMTIRESGVAAFFTRSSAANIPVNLEICRRLNLPESTYAVSIPVGATVNMAGAAITITVLTLSAAYSLGVAIDIPTAIFLSFIASVCAAGASGVPGGSLMLIPLACGLFGIDQNTAMQVVAVGFIIGVLQDSCETALNSSSDALFTIAACKRAERLRQPMS; encoded by the coding sequence ATGAATCGCGTCTTTAAGTTCGCGATGCCCTTCCTACAGGCATCGCTTGTAAAGCAAATTTTGGTCGGGCTCGTGCTCGGTATCGCTTTGGGCATGGCTGCTCCGAGCGTTGCGGTTTCGATGGGTTTTCTCGGGACAATCTTCGTTACGGCCCTCAAGGGCGTGGCGCCCATCCTCGTCTTCGTGCTCGTCATGTCTTCGATCGCCAACCAGCGCATCGGAGACGGAGATCTCCACATCAAGCCGATTCTCGTTCTTTACATGGTGGGTACGTTCGGCGCGGCCGTCATTGCCGTGATCGCGAGCTTCCTCTGGCCGACGGAAATTACGCTCGTGGCTCCGCCCGAGTCGGCGAGCGCCCCGGCGGGCATCTTCGAAGTGTTCGAGAACCTGATTCTCAACGTCGTCGACAATCCGGTGCACGCCATTTCGAGCGGCAACTACATCGGCATTCTCGCCTGGTCGATCGCCATGGGGATCGTGTTGCGTCACGGCACGCCCGCCACGCGCGAAGTGCTCTCCGACGCCGCCAAGGGCGTGGAATTCATCGTTCGTCTGGTGATTCGTTTCGCTCCGATCGGTATTTTCGGTCTGGTGAGCTCGACCCTCGCCACGACGGGCCTTGAAGCCATGGCGGGCTACGTGAAGCTTCTTGCGGTGCTTCTCGGTACGATGGCGGTCGTGGCCTTCGTCGTGAATCCGTTCCTCGTTTGGCTCATGATTCGTCGCAATCCGTATCCCTACACTCTGATGACGATTCGCGAGTCGGGCGTGGCCGCCTTCTTCACGCGTTCGTCGGCCGCCAACATTCCGGTGAACCTGGAAATCTGCCGTCGACTCAACCTGCCCGAATCCACGTACGCGGTGTCGATTCCGGTCGGTGCCACCGTCAACATGGCCGGTGCCGCGATCACGATCACGGTGCTCACGCTCTCGGCCGCGTACTCGCTCGGCGTGGCGATCGACATTCCTACCGCGATTTTCCTCTCCTTCATCGCTTCGGTCTGTGCGGCGGGCGCTTCGGGCGTTCCCGGGGGCTCCCTCATGCTGATTCCGCTTGCTTGCGGCTTGTTCGGCATCGACCAGAACACCGCGATGCAGGTGGTGGCCGTGGGCTTCATCATCGGCGTCCTGCAGGACTCCTGTGAAACGGCGCTCAATTCCTCGAGCGACGCGCTCTTTACGATCGCGGCCTGCAAGCGTGCGGAACGCCTGCGTCAGCCGATGAGCTGA
- a CDS encoding SPOR domain-containing protein has protein sequence MAKGGFSTGFAGFLIGVVTGLGIAAGAALLITNSPIPFVEKVEKVTADVDPSVALSGGVDPNARLNRNAAEVQGAARGGVATVTVPGTGSVDTAERDASGKAVAPGRVTPVTYWVQVGSYSSEDEAETGAAQLAMMGIGTKISSESGRWRVRVGPFDDKASAEEALNSLSDQGYQPLIAEQRQ, from the coding sequence GTGGCCAAAGGTGGTTTTTCGACCGGCTTCGCCGGCTTCCTGATCGGTGTGGTGACCGGTCTCGGCATCGCCGCGGGTGCGGCGCTGCTCATTACCAACAGCCCCATTCCGTTTGTGGAAAAGGTCGAAAAGGTAACGGCCGACGTCGATCCTTCCGTCGCCCTCTCGGGCGGCGTCGATCCGAACGCGCGCCTCAACCGCAATGCCGCCGAAGTCCAGGGCGCCGCCCGCGGCGGCGTGGCCACGGTGACCGTCCCTGGGACGGGCTCGGTCGACACGGCCGAGCGCGACGCCTCGGGCAAAGCCGTCGCCCCGGGTCGGGTCACCCCCGTCACCTATTGGGTGCAGGTCGGCTCGTACTCGAGCGAAGACGAAGCCGAAACCGGCGCCGCCCAACTCGCCATGATGGGGATCGGTACCAAAATCTCGTCCGAGAGCGGCCGCTGGCGCGTTCGCGTCGGCCCGTTCGACGACAAGGCTTCCGCCGAAGAAGCGCTCAACAGTCTTTCCGATCAGGGCTATCAGCCTCTGATCGCGGAACAACGTCAGTGA
- the recQ gene encoding DNA helicase RecQ, with protein sequence MIRYSSPQEALRRVFGYDSFRGFQEEVVKTVVEGRDALVLMPTGGGKSLCYQIPALLRDGVAVVISPLIALMQDQVDALEEAGVRAAYLNSTQTPEEAADVRAALQRGEVDLLYIAPERLMTAGMGRLLDGLRLSLFAIDEAHCVSVWGHDFRPEYGALSHLRERWPDVPRIALTATADRKTREEIVEKLLVEPREFVASFDRPNIFYRVVEKKNVKEQLLSFIRSEHPGECGVVYCLARRTTEEVAEYLNAAGIHALHYHAGLSAEERSRRLSEFLRCDDTVMVATIAFGMGIDKPNVRFVAHVDMPKSIEGYFQETGRAGRDGLPADAWMAYGLSDVMTQKYLIDQGNADSLYKELSVQKLDAMLAYAEAGDCRRQRLLAYFGEASAPCGHCDNCKEPPEMVDMTIEAQKLLSCIVRVQKMSGVSFGATHVINILLGRENERIDSFGHRALSTYGIGKDVSEAQWRMVVRQLLARHALWVDVERFNALRLSPETAAPILKGEERVFVRRLVHKRQRKTAAPQKDEILLRLSNTSRRIYHALRDWRRTHAAEIGKPPYVIFNDRTLAAIAEAKPQSEEELAVIQGVGSRKLENYGADVLEIVGREL encoded by the coding sequence ATGATCCGTTATTCGTCACCTCAGGAAGCGCTCCGACGCGTCTTCGGCTACGACAGTTTCCGAGGATTCCAGGAAGAGGTCGTGAAGACCGTCGTGGAGGGACGGGACGCCTTGGTGCTGATGCCCACGGGCGGCGGCAAAAGCCTCTGCTACCAGATCCCCGCGCTTTTGCGCGACGGCGTGGCGGTGGTGATTTCGCCCCTCATCGCGCTCATGCAGGATCAGGTCGACGCTCTGGAGGAAGCGGGCGTGCGCGCCGCCTACCTCAATTCGACCCAGACGCCCGAAGAGGCGGCCGACGTGCGCGCGGCGCTACAGCGCGGCGAGGTGGACCTTCTTTACATCGCGCCCGAGCGGCTCATGACCGCGGGCATGGGGCGGCTGCTCGACGGTTTGCGTCTGTCGCTCTTTGCCATCGACGAAGCGCATTGCGTGAGCGTCTGGGGGCACGACTTCCGACCCGAATACGGGGCGCTTTCGCACCTGCGGGAGCGCTGGCCCGACGTGCCGCGCATCGCGCTTACCGCCACGGCGGACCGGAAAACGCGCGAAGAGATCGTCGAGAAGCTGCTTGTCGAACCTCGGGAATTCGTGGCGAGCTTCGACCGACCGAACATCTTTTACCGCGTCGTTGAAAAAAAGAACGTGAAGGAGCAGCTCCTCTCCTTCATCCGCTCGGAGCACCCCGGCGAGTGCGGCGTCGTCTACTGCCTGGCGCGCCGCACGACGGAAGAGGTGGCCGAGTATCTGAACGCGGCGGGCATTCACGCGCTCCACTACCACGCGGGGCTCTCGGCCGAGGAACGCTCGCGGCGTCTTTCGGAATTTTTGCGCTGCGACGACACCGTGATGGTGGCGACGATTGCGTTTGGCATGGGGATCGACAAGCCGAACGTGCGTTTCGTCGCGCACGTCGACATGCCCAAGTCGATCGAAGGCTATTTCCAGGAAACGGGTCGCGCGGGCCGCGACGGACTTCCGGCGGATGCGTGGATGGCGTACGGGCTCTCCGACGTCATGACCCAGAAGTACCTGATCGATCAGGGGAATGCCGACTCCCTCTACAAGGAGCTCTCCGTACAAAAGCTCGACGCCATGCTCGCCTACGCCGAGGCGGGCGACTGCCGCCGGCAGCGGCTTCTCGCCTATTTCGGCGAGGCGAGCGCGCCGTGCGGGCACTGCGACAACTGCAAGGAGCCGCCCGAGATGGTCGATATGACGATTGAAGCGCAGAAGCTCCTTTCCTGCATCGTTCGGGTGCAGAAGATGAGCGGCGTGAGTTTCGGTGCCACGCACGTGATCAATATTTTGCTCGGGCGCGAAAACGAGCGGATCGATTCGTTCGGGCATCGGGCGCTCTCCACGTACGGGATCGGGAAAGACGTCTCGGAAGCGCAGTGGCGCATGGTGGTGAGGCAGCTTCTCGCGCGACACGCCCTCTGGGTCGACGTGGAGCGTTTCAACGCGCTTCGCCTCTCGCCCGAAACGGCGGCTCCGATTCTGAAGGGCGAGGAGCGCGTTTTCGTGCGCCGTCTCGTTCACAAGCGTCAGCGGAAAACCGCGGCACCGCAGAAGGACGAAATCCTCCTGCGGCTCTCGAACACGTCCCGCCGCATCTATCACGCGCTTCGGGACTGGCGGCGAACGCACGCCGCGGAAATCGGCAAGCCCCCCTACGTCATTTTCAACGACCGCACGCTTGCGGCCATCGCCGAGGCGAAGCCGCAAAGCGAAGAGGAGCTCGCCGTCATTCAGGGGGTGGGCTCGCGCAAGCTCGAAAACTACGGCGCGGACGTTCTGGAGATCGTCGGGCGCGAGCTCTGA
- a CDS encoding SDR family oxidoreductase, with the protein MPNVFITGASSGIGEALAREFARRGAVLGLVARRREKLDELIDTLPGGCERHHAFAADVTKRDEIIAAAREFERLTGGADIVIANAGISHGVKTEFYEDLDVLEAVYRTNVFAMANTFHPFIAPMKARGTGQLVGIGSVAGIRGLPGSEAYCASKSAVITYCESLRVELGKVGIRVTTICPGFVRTPLTAKNPYKMPFLQTPDEFARDAVKAILARTSYAVIPWQMGVLAKVLRLLPNWLFDRILAKRKQKPRISPKDL; encoded by the coding sequence GTGCCCAACGTCTTCATCACCGGCGCTTCGAGCGGGATCGGCGAAGCCCTGGCCCGCGAATTCGCCCGTCGCGGCGCCGTACTCGGTCTCGTCGCCCGTCGCCGCGAAAAACTCGACGAACTCATCGACACGTTGCCGGGCGGATGCGAACGTCACCATGCGTTTGCGGCCGACGTCACGAAGCGCGACGAGATCATCGCCGCCGCGCGCGAATTCGAACGCCTGACGGGCGGAGCCGACATCGTCATTGCCAATGCGGGCATCTCCCACGGCGTCAAAACGGAGTTCTACGAAGACCTCGACGTACTCGAAGCGGTGTACCGCACGAACGTCTTTGCCATGGCGAACACCTTCCACCCCTTCATCGCGCCGATGAAGGCCCGCGGCACGGGTCAGTTGGTCGGGATCGGTTCGGTGGCGGGCATTCGCGGCCTGCCCGGGTCCGAAGCCTATTGCGCGAGCAAGTCCGCCGTCATCACGTACTGCGAAAGCCTGCGCGTGGAATTGGGCAAGGTCGGCATCCGCGTGACGACGATTTGCCCGGGGTTCGTGCGCACGCCCCTGACGGCCAAGAATCCCTACAAGATGCCCTTCCTGCAAACTCCGGACGAGTTCGCCCGCGATGCCGTCAAGGCGATTCTCGCCCGTACGAGCTATGCGGTCATTCCGTGGCAGATGGGCGTCCTTGCGAAGGTGCTCCGACTTCTGCCCAACTGGCTCTTCGACCGCATTCTCGCCAAGCGCAAGCAAAAGCCGCGCATTTCGCCCAAGGACCTCTGA